One region of Polynucleobacter sp. SHI8 genomic DNA includes:
- a CDS encoding flagellar hook protein FlgE — MAFKIDPSVLNSASLRLAVIGNNISNSGVTGFKGSDFSDVLASSSPSGGSNGVRVAGSRQLFTQGTVQTSSNSLDMAVNGKGFYRLFRPSDNSYGYTRDGSFNLDKNGYITNPSGDILTGYGVDASSNVSVGTLKQLQVDTRNSAPKATENATMNLLLDSRYPSISNAQHPFNPANADTYTSTTISTIYDQQGSSHTLQSYYVKRSPGSWDLYTSIQSTDGSVTQSTNSIFTPGTPASGTLGQPGYVPAVPASTAYSPTATLQFGQSGTLSGYQLYQPGGTGYVPGTLVPVSINNENPTRIRLGLEYTDSSVVVSQTSQPNAQFNLDITRTQQYASDFLASTQQDGFPTGQFQSVSVDKDGTLYANYSSGQSRIVGEVVLATFPSETNLAQDRNNQFVETAASGSPIINQPGKGGAGQVLGSSIETAGVDLTSEMIKLISAQRTYQANSEVVKRQDQVMQTIIGIGQ; from the coding sequence ATGGCATTTAAAATTGATCCATCAGTATTAAATTCAGCATCTTTAAGACTTGCTGTGATTGGTAATAATATTTCAAACTCAGGAGTTACGGGATTTAAAGGCTCTGACTTCTCGGATGTTTTAGCCAGCAGTTCACCATCAGGCGGGTCAAATGGAGTTCGTGTAGCGGGTTCACGTCAACTCTTTACTCAAGGAACGGTTCAAACATCTAGTAATAGTTTAGATATGGCAGTCAACGGTAAAGGTTTTTATCGTTTATTTAGACCCAGTGACAATAGTTATGGATACACAAGAGATGGCTCATTTAATTTAGATAAAAATGGATATATTACGAATCCATCTGGAGATATTCTGACTGGATATGGAGTTGATGCAAGTAGTAATGTGAGTGTTGGTACTCTGAAGCAATTGCAAGTAGACACGCGCAATTCTGCTCCTAAAGCCACTGAAAATGCAACTATGAATCTACTTTTGGATTCGCGTTACCCATCTATTTCAAATGCACAACACCCATTTAACCCAGCAAATGCTGATACTTATACTAGTACCACTATTAGTACAATTTACGATCAACAAGGTTCATCGCATACTTTGCAGTCTTATTATGTGAAGAGAAGTCCAGGTTCGTGGGATTTATACACAAGCATTCAAAGCACTGATGGTAGCGTCACTCAGTCAACTAACTCAATCTTTACGCCTGGCACTCCAGCTTCTGGAACGCTAGGACAACCAGGATATGTTCCTGCAGTTCCAGCGAGTACGGCGTATTCACCTACAGCGACGTTACAGTTTGGTCAATCAGGCACATTGAGCGGATACCAACTGTATCAACCAGGTGGAACTGGTTATGTTCCAGGAACGCTAGTACCGGTAAGCATAAATAATGAAAATCCCACGCGGATTCGCCTTGGACTTGAATATACGGATAGCTCAGTAGTAGTATCGCAAACATCACAACCTAATGCACAATTCAATCTTGATATCACAAGAACTCAACAATATGCTTCAGATTTCTTGGCATCGACGCAACAAGATGGCTTCCCAACTGGTCAATTTCAGAGTGTTTCTGTTGATAAAGACGGAACTTTATATGCAAATTACTCGAGTGGTCAATCGCGTATTGTTGGAGAGGTAGTATTAGCCACTTTTCCAAGTGAAACGAATTTAGCGCAAGATCGCAACAATCAGTTTGTTGAAACTGCCGCTTCAGGATCGCCAATTATTAATCAGCCGGGTAAAGGTGGTGCAGGTCAGGTATTAGGTTCATCGATTGAAACTGCTGGTGTTGATCTTACCTCAGAGATGATTAAGTTGATTTCTGCACAAAGAACTTATCAAGCAAACTCTGAAGTGGTCAAGCGTCAAGACCAAGTGATGCAGACCATTATTGGTATCGGTCAGTAA
- a CDS encoding flagellar hook assembly protein FlgD, which translates to MPTSVITSNNYNVTPASKAHSTVSSSSTNDPNSVAAQQDTFLKLLVTQMQNQDPLNPMDNSQMTSQIAQLNTVQGINKLNTTVAALQTQLQASQNLQSTSFIGRIVLAPGSSLSLTNGSAQMGVDLASASDSTMIQIKDINGSVVRTFGIGAGVAGTNQITWDGKNDAGQTMPDGQYKFAVSASANNQQVQAATLAYSLVNSVSMSSTGVKLNTNHSGDVDVNSVRLVK; encoded by the coding sequence ATGCCTACATCTGTTATCACGAGTAATAATTACAACGTAACTCCTGCTTCAAAAGCACATAGTACAGTTTCTTCATCAAGTACCAATGATCCAAATAGTGTTGCAGCACAACAGGACACTTTTTTGAAGTTGCTAGTTACACAGATGCAAAATCAAGATCCATTAAATCCAATGGATAACTCTCAAATGACGAGTCAGATTGCGCAGTTAAATACAGTGCAGGGTATTAATAAACTTAATACGACAGTTGCAGCATTGCAAACACAATTGCAGGCATCTCAAAACTTACAATCTACAAGCTTTATTGGTAGAATAGTTTTGGCACCTGGATCAAGTTTAAGCCTAACAAATGGTAGTGCTCAAATGGGGGTAGATTTAGCCTCAGCCTCTGACTCAACCATGATTCAAATTAAAGACATTAATGGCAGTGTAGTGAGAACATTTGGAATTGGTGCTGGCGTTGCGGGCACTAATCAAATCACTTGGGATGGAAAAAATGATGCAGGTCAAACCATGCCCGATGGCCAATATAAATTTGCAGTATCTGCTTCGGCAAATAATCAACAAGTTCAAGCAGCGACTCTTGCTTACAGCTTAGTGAATAGCGTTTCGATGAGCAGTACAGGAGTTAAATTAAACACAAATCATTCTGGCGACGTTGATGTTAATAGCGTTCGTCTAGTTAAGTAA